A section of the Hemibagrus wyckioides isolate EC202008001 linkage group LG04, SWU_Hwy_1.0, whole genome shotgun sequence genome encodes:
- the prrg4 gene encoding transmembrane gamma-carboxyglutamic acid protein 4 isoform X1, translated as MHIVVSAYLCVGVSCALICISSCRVAHFLLSPLSCSALTSPRRTEMLIFVFILCGFTFCGLCVCERDTQISQQVEDRNAVFTEEQEANTFLGRHLLYNRFDFEIFTPGNLERECIEEVCNYEEAREVFENIPDTDTFWKQYTQGPQDKGQKIDVTALLVGLIAGGVAIIIVGLLVWYTCQNSCRNKPIRPRSRRSNASVIIRRLEEVSLHPIPAPPLSDDMEAHGLPSYEQAIAITGPHDAPPPPYPGSRPGTIRR; from the exons ATGCACATTGTTGTCTCAGCATATTTGTGCGTTGGCGTTAGTTGCGCTCTGATTTGCATTAGCTCATGTCGAGTTGCGcatttcctcctctctcctctctcctgctctgctCTGACCTCGCCCAG aagGACAGAAATGctgatatttgtttttatactgtgTGGCTTCACTTtttgtggactgtgtgtgtgtgagagagacacacaaatcTCCCAGCAGGTAGAGGACAGAAATGCAG TGTTTACGGAAGAGCAGGAGGCCAATACGTTTTTAGGACGCCACCTGCTGTACAACCGATTCGACTTTGAAATCTTCACTCCCGGGAATTTGGAGAGAGAGTGTATCGAGGAAGTGTGCAACTACGAGGAGGCGCGCGAGGTTTTCGAAAATATTCCAGACACA GACACTTTCTGGAAACAGTATACACAGG gtcctCAGGATAAAGGGCAAAAGATCGATGTGACCGCTCTGTTAGTGGGCCTCATCGCAGGTGGAGTGGCCATCATCATAGTGGGCCTCCTGGTCTGGTATACCTGCCAGAACAGTTGCAGAAATAA gcCCATTAGGCCCCGTTCGAGACGCAGTAATGCCTCTGTGATCATTAGGAGGCTGGAGGAGGTATCGCTGCACCCTATCCCTGCTCCTCCTTTATCAGATGACATGGAAGCACACGGTCTCCCCTCGTACGAGCAGGCCATCGCTATAACTGGACCACACGAtgctccaccaccaccatatcctgg GTCGAGACCAGGCACCATTCGACGATAA
- the prrg4 gene encoding transmembrane gamma-carboxyglutamic acid protein 4 isoform X2 → MLIFVFILCGFTFCGLCVCERDTQISQQVEDRNAVFTEEQEANTFLGRHLLYNRFDFEIFTPGNLERECIEEVCNYEEAREVFENIPDTDTFWKQYTQGPQDKGQKIDVTALLVGLIAGGVAIIIVGLLVWYTCQNSCRNKPIRPRSRRSNASVIIRRLEEVSLHPIPAPPLSDDMEAHGLPSYEQAIAITGPHDAPPPPYPGSRPGTIRR, encoded by the exons ATGctgatatttgtttttatactgtgTGGCTTCACTTtttgtggactgtgtgtgtgtgagagagacacacaaatcTCCCAGCAGGTAGAGGACAGAAATGCAG TGTTTACGGAAGAGCAGGAGGCCAATACGTTTTTAGGACGCCACCTGCTGTACAACCGATTCGACTTTGAAATCTTCACTCCCGGGAATTTGGAGAGAGAGTGTATCGAGGAAGTGTGCAACTACGAGGAGGCGCGCGAGGTTTTCGAAAATATTCCAGACACA GACACTTTCTGGAAACAGTATACACAGG gtcctCAGGATAAAGGGCAAAAGATCGATGTGACCGCTCTGTTAGTGGGCCTCATCGCAGGTGGAGTGGCCATCATCATAGTGGGCCTCCTGGTCTGGTATACCTGCCAGAACAGTTGCAGAAATAA gcCCATTAGGCCCCGTTCGAGACGCAGTAATGCCTCTGTGATCATTAGGAGGCTGGAGGAGGTATCGCTGCACCCTATCCCTGCTCCTCCTTTATCAGATGACATGGAAGCACACGGTCTCCCCTCGTACGAGCAGGCCATCGCTATAACTGGACCACACGAtgctccaccaccaccatatcctgg GTCGAGACCAGGCACCATTCGACGATAA